One genomic segment of Methanothermobacter wolfeii includes these proteins:
- the nucS gene encoding endonuclease NucS, with product MKCQVFENPSPKKAYRVIEEGIRKRVLIVILACCSASYEGRARSRLEPGERLIVIKPDGTFMIHQDRKVDPVNWQPPRSRCRSYMKGGKLYLESIRRSPEERLEVEIHEAHLVSCYTARDRHELEVAGHERDMGDMIMEHPHLIEKGFRPVAREYSTDAGFIDILGKDENGSLVIIELKSRKAGVSAVKQLKRYLDEFRDDRRGVRGMLVAPSITHDAMEMLEDEGLEFRSLEPPRELRSARGVTLDNFS from the coding sequence ATGAAGTGTCAGGTTTTTGAAAATCCATCCCCCAAGAAGGCCTACAGGGTTATTGAGGAAGGCATAAGGAAGAGGGTGCTTATCGTGATACTTGCATGCTGCAGTGCATCCTATGAGGGCCGTGCCAGGAGCCGGCTTGAACCTGGAGAGCGTTTGATCGTCATAAAACCGGATGGGACCTTCATGATACACCAGGACCGTAAGGTGGACCCGGTGAACTGGCAGCCCCCCAGATCAAGATGCAGGAGCTACATGAAGGGGGGGAAGCTATACCTTGAAAGTATAAGGAGGTCCCCTGAGGAGCGCCTTGAAGTCGAGATCCATGAAGCCCACCTGGTATCCTGCTACACTGCAAGGGACCGGCATGAACTTGAGGTGGCTGGACATGAAAGGGATATGGGTGATATGATAATGGAGCATCCCCACCTGATTGAGAAGGGTTTCAGGCCGGTTGCCAGGGAATACTCCACGGATGCCGGTTTTATAGATATCCTCGGGAAGGATGAGAATGGTTCCCTGGTCATAATTGAACTTAAAAGCAGGAAAGCCGGTGTGAGTGCGGTTAAACAGCTCAAAAGGTACCTTGATGAATTCCGGGATGACAGGAGGGGTGTCAGGGGCATGCTTGTAGCACCATCAATAACCCATGATGCTATGGAGATGCTGGAGGATGAGGGCCTGGAGTTCAGGTCCCTTGAACCCCCCAGGGAGCTCCGTTCAGCCAGGGGAGTCACCCTGGATAACTTCAGCTGA